One stretch of Lacimicrobium alkaliphilum DNA includes these proteins:
- the ilvA gene encoding threonine ammonia-lyase, biosynthetic — translation MVAEADYLKKILLSPVYDVAVQSDLVRLDKLSAALGNDIWLKREDQQPVKSFKLRGAYNRLCQLTPEQTAAGVIAASAGNHAQGVAYSARIKQMKAVIVMPETTPEIKVEAVRTFGGEYAEVVLHGTSFDAASNHARELADKHGYTFVPPFDDPDVIAGQGTIGRELLEQNPHLDTLFIAVGGGGLAAGIGVYLKQLRPDLKIVAVESEESACLKAAMEKGEPVDLPSVGIFADGVAVKRIGTEPFRLCQQYVDEVITVSSDEICAAIKDIFDDTRVIAEPAGALSVAGIRKYVRENGTQGHKIGGILCGANINFHTLRYVSERCELGEQKEVVFAAKIPERAGAFRHFCELLGGRAITEFNYRFASNKEAHIFVGLKLRQGREEFKAIADSLNNAGYQLFDLSDNEMAKLHVRYMVGGRPPKLLNEHIFSFEFPEHPGALMKFLDTLGERWNITLFHYRNHGAAEGLVLAGFDIPANSREDFDQHVKQLGYQFEEQTSNPAYRFFLSDLNGVFD, via the coding sequence ATGGTTGCAGAGGCAGATTATCTGAAGAAAATCCTGCTTTCACCCGTTTATGACGTAGCAGTGCAAAGCGACCTGGTACGGCTGGATAAACTCTCGGCGGCGTTGGGCAATGATATCTGGCTCAAGCGCGAAGACCAGCAGCCGGTAAAATCCTTTAAACTGCGCGGCGCGTATAACAGGCTCTGCCAGTTAACCCCGGAGCAGACTGCGGCCGGGGTGATTGCTGCATCGGCAGGCAACCATGCCCAGGGTGTGGCGTATTCGGCCAGAATCAAGCAGATGAAAGCTGTGATTGTGATGCCCGAGACCACCCCGGAGATCAAAGTCGAGGCGGTGCGCACCTTTGGTGGTGAATACGCCGAAGTGGTGCTGCATGGCACCAGCTTTGATGCTGCCAGCAACCATGCGCGGGAACTGGCGGACAAGCACGGTTATACTTTTGTACCGCCTTTCGATGATCCTGATGTGATTGCCGGGCAGGGCACTATTGGCCGCGAACTACTGGAGCAGAATCCACATCTGGATACTCTGTTTATCGCCGTAGGTGGCGGTGGGCTGGCCGCCGGTATCGGCGTGTACCTCAAGCAACTCAGGCCCGACTTAAAAATCGTGGCGGTAGAATCGGAAGAATCCGCCTGCCTTAAGGCGGCCATGGAAAAAGGCGAGCCCGTGGATCTGCCCTCAGTGGGCATCTTTGCCGACGGGGTGGCGGTCAAACGGATCGGCACCGAACCCTTTCGTTTGTGCCAGCAGTATGTGGATGAGGTCATCACCGTTTCCAGCGATGAGATCTGCGCGGCGATTAAAGATATTTTCGACGATACCCGGGTCATCGCCGAGCCCGCCGGTGCCTTATCGGTGGCCGGTATTCGTAAGTATGTGCGTGAAAATGGTACTCAGGGCCATAAAATCGGCGGTATTCTCTGTGGCGCCAATATTAATTTTCATACTCTGCGTTATGTCTCTGAGCGCTGCGAACTGGGTGAGCAGAAAGAAGTGGTATTTGCCGCCAAAATTCCCGAGCGGGCGGGGGCCTTCCGGCATTTCTGTGAGCTCTTAGGCGGCCGTGCCATCACCGAATTTAACTACCGTTTTGCCAGCAATAAAGAGGCGCATATTTTTGTCGGCCTTAAGCTTCGTCAGGGCCGAGAGGAATTTAAGGCCATTGCCGATAGCCTGAACAACGCAGGCTATCAGCTGTTTGATCTGTCAGATAACGAGATGGCCAAGCTGCATGTACGGTATATGGTGGGCGGCAGGCCACCTAAGCTGCTCAACGAACATATCTTTTCTTTTGAGTTTCCCGAGCACCCGGGCGCGCTCATGAAGTTTCTGGACACTCTCGGCGAGCGCTGGAACATTACCCTGTTCCACTATCGTAATCATGGTGCCGCCGAAGGGCTGGTACTGGCGGGTTTTGATATCCCTGCCAACTCAAGAGAAGACTTTGACCAGCATGTAAAGCAACTGGGCTATCAGTTCGAAGAGCAAACCAGCAACCCCGCCTACCGCTTCTTTTTATCGGATTTAAATGGAGTGTTTGATTAA
- the uvrD gene encoding DNA helicase II yields the protein MDVSRLIDGLNDKQREAVAAPPGDMLVLAGAGSGKTRVLVHRMAWLMEVEGISPFGILAVTFTNKAAREMRARVEKLMHSSLQGMWIGTFHGLAHRLLRTHYQEARLPENFQILDSDDQYRLIRRVLKALNLDEKHWAPKHIQWYINGNKDEGLRAQHIETHGDPAQQRMKEIYQAYQDTCDRSGLVDFAELLLRAHELWVNNPRILQHYQQRFRAVLVDEFQDTNNIQYAWLRLLASPNNNMMIVGDDDQSIYGWRGANVDNIQHFLRDFDGAQTIRLEQNYRSTGKILKAANAVIENNQSRLGKELWTDGVDGEPISLYAGFNDLDEARFIVAQIRQWHDKGGALSDCAVLYRNNAQSRVLEEAMLHEGLAYRIYGGLRFFERQEIKDALGYLRMINQSLDDAAFERVVNTPSRGIGERTLEQIRETAKITEQSLWQASLQMLQEKKLSGRAANALQSFVDLIFKLQQECLELALDQQADHVIKGSGLYAMYQAEKGEKAQARIENLEELVTACKQFELPEEADNMTPLSAFLAHASLEAGESQADSHQDAVQMMTMHSAKGLEFPLVLIGGVEEGMFPSQMSAEEPGRLEEERRLCYVGMTRAMEKLVITYAESRRLYGQEKYHTPSRFLREIPTDCIEEIRLRNTQVSRPVQNRFAPVTSHSAFDSTGFSLGQRVVHPKFGEGTVLNYEGSGEHARVQVNFSEVGNKWLVLSYARLTPA from the coding sequence ATGGATGTATCCAGACTCATCGACGGCCTTAACGACAAACAGCGCGAAGCAGTGGCCGCGCCACCAGGCGATATGCTGGTGCTGGCCGGGGCCGGCAGTGGCAAGACCCGGGTACTGGTGCATCGTATGGCCTGGCTGATGGAAGTGGAGGGTATCTCCCCCTTTGGTATTCTGGCGGTCACTTTTACCAATAAAGCCGCCCGGGAAATGCGTGCGCGGGTGGAAAAACTGATGCACTCCTCCTTGCAGGGCATGTGGATTGGTACCTTTCATGGCCTGGCGCACCGGTTGCTGCGCACTCACTATCAGGAAGCCCGGCTGCCGGAGAACTTTCAGATCCTGGACTCTGACGATCAGTACCGCCTGATCCGCCGGGTACTCAAGGCCCTGAATCTGGATGAAAAACACTGGGCGCCAAAACATATCCAGTGGTATATCAACGGTAACAAAGATGAAGGCCTGCGGGCACAACATATTGAAACCCATGGCGATCCGGCCCAGCAGCGCATGAAAGAAATTTATCAGGCCTATCAGGACACCTGTGACCGTTCCGGGCTGGTGGATTTTGCCGAGCTGTTATTAAGAGCCCACGAGCTGTGGGTCAATAACCCGCGTATTCTGCAGCATTATCAGCAACGTTTTCGCGCGGTACTGGTGGATGAATTTCAGGACACCAATAATATCCAGTATGCCTGGTTGCGGCTGCTGGCCAGCCCCAATAACAATATGATGATTGTGGGTGACGATGATCAGTCTATTTACGGCTGGCGCGGCGCCAATGTAGACAATATCCAGCACTTTTTACGAGATTTCGATGGTGCCCAGACCATCCGTCTGGAGCAGAACTACCGCTCCACCGGCAAAATCCTTAAAGCCGCCAATGCGGTGATTGAGAATAACCAGAGCCGGTTAGGTAAAGAGCTGTGGACAGACGGCGTGGATGGCGAGCCCATCTCTTTATATGCCGGTTTTAATGATCTCGATGAAGCCCGCTTTATTGTCGCCCAGATTCGCCAGTGGCATGACAAGGGCGGCGCCCTGTCTGACTGCGCCGTGCTATACCGCAATAATGCCCAGTCACGGGTATTGGAAGAGGCCATGCTGCACGAAGGCCTGGCCTATCGGATTTACGGCGGCCTGAGGTTCTTCGAGCGCCAGGAAATCAAAGATGCACTGGGCTATCTGAGAATGATAAACCAGTCGCTGGACGATGCCGCCTTTGAACGGGTGGTAAATACACCCAGCCGTGGTATTGGCGAGCGTACCCTTGAGCAAATCCGGGAAACCGCCAAAATCACCGAGCAGTCCTTATGGCAGGCGTCGCTGCAGATGCTACAGGAGAAAAAGCTCTCAGGCCGTGCCGCCAATGCGCTGCAATCCTTTGTGGATCTGATCTTTAAACTGCAACAGGAGTGCCTGGAGCTGGCGCTGGATCAGCAGGCCGACCATGTGATTAAAGGCTCAGGCCTGTACGCCATGTATCAGGCCGAAAAAGGCGAGAAAGCCCAGGCACGAATTGAAAACCTCGAAGAACTTGTGACCGCCTGCAAACAGTTTGAACTGCCAGAGGAAGCTGACAATATGACGCCCTTATCGGCGTTTCTGGCCCATGCGTCACTGGAAGCGGGAGAGTCTCAGGCCGACAGTCATCAGGATGCCGTACAGATGATGACCATGCACAGCGCCAAAGGCCTGGAATTCCCGCTGGTATTGATTGGCGGAGTGGAAGAGGGCATGTTCCCCAGTCAGATGAGCGCCGAAGAACCGGGCCGGCTCGAAGAAGAGCGTCGTCTCTGTTACGTTGGTATGACACGCGCCATGGAGAAGTTAGTCATCACTTACGCTGAAAGCAGAAGACTCTATGGGCAGGAAAAATACCATACGCCATCACGTTTTTTGCGCGAAATACCTACCGATTGCATTGAGGAGATCCGCCTGCGCAATACTCAGGTGTCACGGCCGGTGCAGAATCGCTTTGCTCCGGTGACCTCGCACTCTGCCTTTGATTCCACCGGGTTCTCTCTGGGTCAGCGGGTTGTTCATCCCAAGTTTGGTGAGGGCACGGTACTTAACTATGAAGGCTCGGGAGAGCATGCCAGAGTACAGGTGAATTTCAGCGAGGTGGGCAATAAATGGCTGGTATTAAGCTATGCCAGACTGACGCCGGCATAA
- a CDS encoding HAD-IA family hydrolase → MIIYRPLQPVKALSFDLDDTLYNNHNIMLRAERALLDFLHLEYPDTARHDIEFWRQIKAQLLRQRPELQSDMGELRRQQLHHGLQTCGYDGETLATATQVAFDYFYDQRSDFKVTESICSLLRQLADRVPMVAITNGNVNLEKIGIAGYFSACYHANLKQPMKPDSRMFELAQAHLGIPAGQILHIGDGFKNDIAGALNAGYQAAWYAANRPMNISDEPASVLPHIQLQQLDELLKLVNS, encoded by the coding sequence ATGATTATTTACCGCCCCTTACAGCCTGTTAAGGCGTTGTCATTCGATCTCGATGATACCCTGTATAATAACCACAATATTATGCTCAGAGCCGAACGGGCGCTGCTGGATTTTCTGCATCTGGAATACCCGGATACTGCCCGGCATGACATTGAATTCTGGCGTCAGATCAAGGCACAGCTGCTGCGGCAACGACCCGAACTGCAAAGTGATATGGGCGAATTAAGACGACAGCAACTGCATCATGGCCTGCAAACATGCGGATATGACGGTGAAACCCTGGCTACTGCGACTCAGGTGGCATTTGATTATTTTTACGACCAACGCAGCGACTTTAAGGTCACTGAAAGTATCTGTTCTTTGCTCAGACAACTGGCAGATAGGGTGCCGATGGTGGCCATCACCAATGGCAATGTTAACCTTGAGAAAATCGGTATCGCCGGCTATTTCAGTGCCTGTTATCACGCTAACCTGAAACAACCTATGAAGCCAGACAGCCGCATGTTTGAACTGGCGCAGGCTCACCTTGGTATTCCTGCCGGACAGATTCTGCATATTGGCGATGGCTTTAAAAATGATATCGCCGGGGCACTCAATGCCGGTTACCAGGCCGCCTGGTATGCCGCTAACCGGCCGATGAATATCAGTGATGAGCCCGCCAGTGTATTGCCTCATATTCAGCTACAGCAACTGGACGAACTACTGAAGCTTGTAAATAGCTGA
- the ilvD gene encoding dihydroxy-acid dehydratase: protein MPKLRSATTTQGRNMAGARALWRATGMTEADFGKPIIAVANSFTQFVPGHVHLKDMGQLVARSIEAAGGVAKEFNTIAVDDGIAMGHSGMLYSLPSREIIADSVEYMVNAHCADALVCISNCDKITPGMLMAALRLNIPVVFVSGGPMEAGKTKLSDQIIALDLVDAMVAAADDKVSDEDSDAIERSACPTCGSCSGMFTANSMNCLTEALGLSLPGNGSMLATHADREKLFIQAGEVAVDLCKRYYQQNDETALPRNIAGRAAFENAMSLDITMGGSSNTILHLLAAAQEAELDFTCADIDRLSRKIPHLCKVAPATPQYHMEDVHRAGGVIGILAELERGGLLQGDAPHVLGKTIGEVIAEWDVMNTENEPAREFYRAGPAGIRTTKAFSQSCRYPSLDTDRENGCIRNMEHAFSQEGGLAVLYGNLAEDGCIVKTAGVDESIHKFTGPARIFESQDAAVAGILNNEVQPGEVVIIRYEGPKGGPGMQEMLYPTSYLKSKGLGKACALITDGRFSGGTSGLSIGHVSPEAAAGGNIALVEPGDQIAIDIPNRRIELLINAEELAKRRSDMDASDKPWQPADRERHVSLALKAYALLATSADKGAVRNKALLEGQQ, encoded by the coding sequence ATGCCAAAATTACGTTCAGCGACCACCACTCAGGGCAGAAATATGGCCGGCGCCCGTGCGCTGTGGCGGGCCACAGGAATGACCGAAGCGGATTTTGGCAAGCCCATTATTGCAGTCGCCAACTCTTTTACCCAGTTTGTACCCGGTCATGTGCACCTTAAAGATATGGGCCAGCTGGTGGCCCGCAGTATCGAAGCCGCCGGTGGTGTAGCCAAGGAATTTAATACCATTGCCGTAGATGACGGTATTGCTATGGGTCACTCTGGCATGTTGTACAGCCTGCCATCGCGGGAGATTATTGCCGACTCGGTGGAGTATATGGTCAATGCCCATTGCGCCGATGCGCTGGTATGTATCTCCAACTGCGACAAGATCACCCCGGGCATGCTGATGGCGGCGCTGCGGCTGAATATTCCGGTGGTATTCGTCTCCGGCGGGCCGATGGAGGCGGGTAAAACCAAGCTCTCCGATCAGATTATCGCCCTGGATCTGGTGGATGCCATGGTCGCCGCCGCAGATGACAAGGTCAGCGACGAAGACAGCGACGCCATTGAGCGCTCCGCCTGCCCCACCTGTGGTTCCTGCTCAGGCATGTTTACTGCTAATTCGATGAACTGTCTGACCGAGGCGCTGGGCTTGTCTTTGCCCGGCAATGGTTCGATGCTGGCCACCCATGCCGATCGGGAAAAGCTGTTTATTCAGGCCGGTGAGGTGGCGGTGGATCTGTGTAAACGCTACTACCAACAAAATGACGAAACGGCACTGCCGCGTAATATCGCAGGTCGTGCGGCTTTTGAAAATGCCATGAGCCTGGATATCACTATGGGTGGCTCATCCAATACCATTTTGCACCTGCTGGCGGCAGCACAGGAAGCCGAGCTGGACTTCACCTGTGCCGATATTGACCGCTTGTCGCGCAAGATACCCCATTTGTGCAAAGTGGCCCCGGCCACCCCCCAATATCATATGGAAGATGTACACCGTGCCGGTGGCGTAATCGGTATTCTGGCGGAGCTGGAACGTGGAGGACTACTGCAGGGGGATGCGCCCCATGTACTGGGTAAGACCATCGGTGAGGTGATAGCCGAATGGGATGTGATGAATACTGAAAATGAACCGGCCAGAGAATTTTATCGTGCCGGGCCTGCCGGTATCCGCACCACTAAAGCCTTCAGTCAGAGCTGTCGCTACCCGAGTCTGGATACCGATCGCGAGAACGGGTGTATCCGTAATATGGAACATGCCTTCAGTCAGGAAGGTGGTCTGGCGGTACTGTACGGCAATCTGGCCGAAGACGGTTGTATTGTAAAAACCGCCGGTGTGGATGAAAGTATTCATAAATTTACCGGTCCGGCCCGTATTTTTGAAAGTCAGGACGCCGCCGTTGCCGGTATCCTTAATAACGAAGTGCAGCCCGGTGAAGTAGTGATTATCCGTTACGAAGGGCCTAAAGGGGGCCCTGGTATGCAGGAAATGCTCTACCCCACTTCTTACCTGAAATCAAAAGGTCTGGGTAAAGCCTGTGCGCTGATAACCGACGGGCGTTTTTCCGGCGGAACCTCGGGACTGTCCATTGGCCATGTGTCACCGGAAGCCGCCGCCGGCGGTAATATTGCCCTGGTTGAGCCCGGCGATCAGATTGCCATTGATATTCCTAATCGGCGCATTGAGCTATTGATCAACGCTGAGGAGCTGGCAAAACGACGCAGTGATATGGACGCTTCCGATAAACCCTGGCAACCGGCCGATCGTGAACGCCATGTATCCCTGGCGCTGAAAGCATACGCCTTGCTGGCGACCAGTGCCGACAAAGGCGCGGTGCGCAATAAAGCCTTGCTGGAGGGGCAGCAATAA
- a CDS encoding thioesterase family protein codes for MATPQILQTNELADYVAGVFRDHMSFNRMLGLQISQYDGEGVEVRLPWHDGLMGNPLQKILHGGVTASVLDTVGGLMAILHVVKDVKEMDLESFQKRLGRIGTIDMRVDYLRPGKGKEFIATASVIRKGSRVAVCRMELHNEQGEHIAFGTGTYMVG; via the coding sequence ATGGCAACACCACAGATATTGCAAACCAACGAGCTGGCAGATTATGTCGCCGGAGTGTTCCGCGATCATATGTCTTTTAACAGGATGCTGGGGCTTCAGATCAGTCAGTATGACGGAGAAGGAGTGGAAGTACGCCTGCCCTGGCATGATGGCCTTATGGGTAACCCATTACAGAAAATCTTACATGGCGGTGTCACCGCCTCGGTACTGGACACCGTGGGTGGTTTAATGGCGATTCTGCATGTGGTCAAAGATGTGAAGGAGATGGATCTGGAAAGCTTTCAGAAACGTCTGGGCCGCATCGGCACCATAGATATGCGCGTGGATTACCTTCGCCCCGGTAAAGGTAAGGAGTTTATCGCCACCGCCAGCGTAATACGTAAAGGTAGCCGGGTAGCGGTATGCAGAATGGAACTGCATAACGAACAGGGTGAGCATATCGCCTTTGGCACCGGGACTTATATGGTGGGGTGA
- the rarD gene encoding EamA family transporter RarD, with the protein MSDKSARTGVLLAIAAYSMWGFAPMYFKLLLEVPAPDILLHRIIWSMLILVVLVVALGQFAKVRKALLTPKVMKILLISGLLLGGNWLLFIWAINNDHLLDASLGYYINPLLNVALGRIFLGERLRRMQKIAVGLALFGVGIMIVSYGQVPWIALALAGSFGIYGLLRKQVDVDSMPGLFLETLLMMPVAIAYWIWFASPASNMFENSTALNLTLMCAGVVTTAPLLCFTGAARRIMYSTLGFFQYIGPSIMFVLAVFLYHEPLHQERLITFALVWTGLALFSFDSYRHFQRNRKARKAAMAADA; encoded by the coding sequence ATGTCTGATAAATCTGCCCGTACCGGCGTGTTGCTGGCCATCGCTGCTTACAGTATGTGGGGCTTTGCGCCCATGTATTTTAAGCTGCTGTTGGAAGTGCCTGCGCCGGATATTCTGCTGCACCGTATTATCTGGTCCATGCTGATTCTGGTGGTACTGGTAGTGGCATTAGGGCAGTTTGCCAAAGTACGTAAAGCCTTACTGACCCCCAAGGTAATGAAGATCCTGCTGATCTCCGGTTTATTGCTGGGCGGCAACTGGCTGCTGTTTATCTGGGCAATTAATAATGACCATCTGCTGGATGCCAGCCTGGGTTACTATATTAACCCCTTGCTGAATGTGGCTCTGGGGCGGATTTTTCTGGGTGAGCGTCTGCGCCGGATGCAGAAAATCGCCGTGGGGCTTGCGCTGTTTGGTGTCGGTATTATGATTGTGTCCTACGGGCAGGTGCCCTGGATAGCACTGGCTCTGGCGGGGAGCTTTGGCATTTATGGATTGCTGCGCAAGCAGGTGGATGTGGACTCTATGCCAGGTCTGTTTCTGGAAACCCTGCTGATGATGCCGGTGGCGATTGCTTACTGGATCTGGTTTGCCAGCCCGGCCAGCAATATGTTTGAAAACAGCACGGCACTGAATCTGACTCTGATGTGCGCAGGAGTCGTCACCACGGCACCGCTGCTGTGCTTTACCGGTGCGGCGCGGCGGATTATGTATTCGACCCTGGGATTCTTTCAGTATATTGGCCCCAGCATTATGTTTGTGCTGGCGGTGTTTTTATACCACGAACCACTGCATCAGGAGCGGTTGATCACCTTTGCACTGGTATGGACGGGCCTGGCCCTGTTCAGCTTCGATTCTTACCGCCATTTTCAGCGCAATCGTAAAGCCAGAAAAGCGGCCATGGCAGCTGACGCCTGA
- the recQ gene encoding DNA helicase RecQ — MAQPSALGILSDIFGYKAFRPGQEEVIQACLDGQDTLVLMPTGGGKSLCYQIPALLLPGLTVVVSPLISLMKDQVDALMASGVQAACLTSALSPQKQSEVMSQVRDGQIKLLYVAPERLMQPYFIQRLQDLSVSLFAVDEAHCVSHWGHDFRQDYMALGQLKHFFPGVPVMGLTATADAATRADILQQLDLKQPFVYQGSFDRPNIRYTQIQKYKPLDQLERYIREQEGSGIIYCNSRKKVDDVSYKLANRGINCAGYHAGMEPEIREIIQRDFIADNIDVIVATVAFGMGINKPNVRFVAHHDLPRTIESYYQETGRAGRDGSPAEALLLFDEKDVARIREWISMTENPQRQQVELQRFAAMEAFAESQTCRRQVLLNYFGEYNATACGNCDICLDPPKRFDGTVAAQKVLSCIYRLEQSAASQYLIDVLRGKKLKRIIDAGHDQLSTYGIGKDEPDAWWHNLINQLIHQGLARVDITQNAVIKLNEAARSVLKGEMAVNLAVPRMSLNLGKKAKLDNRNYDRALFARLKKLRKSIAEEDQVPPFVVFSDMTLSHMAEKLPTNSAQMLEVSGVGQTKLARYGEPFLNAIKEHLAGE, encoded by the coding sequence ATGGCCCAACCCTCAGCGCTTGGCATTCTAAGCGATATCTTTGGCTATAAGGCTTTCCGGCCAGGACAAGAGGAAGTCATACAGGCCTGTCTGGATGGTCAGGACACCCTCGTGTTGATGCCCACCGGTGGTGGTAAGTCCCTCTGCTATCAGATACCCGCACTGCTGCTGCCGGGCCTGACAGTAGTGGTGTCACCACTGATATCACTGATGAAAGATCAGGTGGATGCCCTTATGGCCTCGGGGGTACAGGCGGCCTGTCTGACCTCGGCTTTATCACCCCAGAAGCAGTCTGAAGTGATGTCACAGGTCAGAGACGGTCAGATTAAGCTGCTCTACGTGGCCCCGGAAAGACTGATGCAGCCCTATTTTATTCAGCGCCTGCAGGATTTGTCGGTAAGCTTGTTTGCCGTAGACGAAGCTCACTGCGTATCACACTGGGGCCATGATTTTCGCCAGGATTATATGGCCCTTGGCCAGCTTAAGCACTTTTTTCCGGGCGTGCCGGTAATGGGCCTGACCGCCACCGCCGATGCCGCCACCCGCGCCGATATTCTGCAACAACTGGATCTGAAGCAGCCCTTTGTTTACCAGGGCAGTTTTGACCGCCCCAATATCCGCTATACCCAGATCCAGAAATACAAACCGCTGGACCAGCTGGAGCGCTATATCCGCGAACAGGAAGGCAGCGGCATTATTTACTGTAACAGCCGCAAGAAAGTAGATGATGTGAGTTATAAACTGGCTAACCGCGGTATCAACTGCGCCGGTTACCATGCGGGCATGGAGCCGGAGATTCGCGAGATTATTCAGCGCGATTTTATTGCCGATAATATTGATGTGATCGTCGCCACCGTGGCATTTGGCATGGGCATTAATAAGCCCAATGTGCGTTTTGTGGCCCACCACGATCTGCCCCGTACCATCGAATCTTATTATCAGGAAACCGGCCGCGCCGGACGAGATGGCAGCCCTGCCGAGGCGCTGCTGCTATTTGATGAGAAAGATGTGGCGCGCATTCGTGAGTGGATCAGCATGACCGAAAACCCGCAGCGCCAGCAAGTAGAATTACAGCGTTTTGCGGCCATGGAGGCCTTTGCCGAGTCCCAGACCTGCCGCCGCCAGGTGCTGTTAAATTACTTTGGCGAATACAATGCCACCGCCTGTGGTAACTGCGATATCTGCCTGGATCCGCCCAAGCGTTTTGACGGTACGGTGGCCGCGCAAAAAGTGCTGTCCTGTATCTATCGGCTGGAACAATCTGCCGCCAGCCAGTATCTGATTGATGTACTCAGAGGTAAAAAGCTTAAACGTATTATTGATGCCGGTCACGACCAACTCAGCACTTACGGCATTGGCAAAGACGAACCGGACGCCTGGTGGCATAACCTGATCAACCAGCTGATTCATCAGGGCCTGGCAAGGGTGGATATCACTCAAAATGCGGTGATAAAGCTCAACGAAGCGGCCAGATCAGTGCTTAAAGGTGAAATGGCGGTCAATCTGGCCGTACCCAGAATGAGCCTTAACTTGGGTAAAAAAGCCAAACTGGATAACCGTAACTACGACCGGGCCCTGTTCGCCAGACTGAAGAAACTGCGTAAAAGCATTGCAGAGGAAGATCAGGTACCGCCCTTTGTGGTATTCAGCGATATGACCCTGTCTCATATGGCAGAAAAACTGCCCACCAACAGCGCACAGATGCTGGAAGTCAGCGGCGTCGGCCAGACCAAACTGGCCCGCTACGGCGAACCTTTCTTAAACGCCATTAAGGAGCATCTGGCCGGAGAGTGA